One Aspergillus oryzae RIB40 DNA, chromosome 2 genomic window carries:
- a CDS encoding peroxidase/cytochrome P450 family protein (peroxidase/oxygenase), giving the protein MLRRISTNFKKSKNDRETKQNGTQNGAQNGTQVNGDKRQSKVSPARKSADQEPSRKAANGASVFGKYAQVLHASQSPLPNQTGDGATFEQRHGSLVQDLKSLHLEDAATLKQLSMNKIKGVPVDDKTMLMEKIIQIASSLPDNSENRTKATNLFLNQLWDSLPHPPLSYVGPEYSYRSADGSNNNPTLPWLGAANTPYARSIAPLTIQPGGLPDAGLVFDSLFAREKFNPHPNKVSSLFFDWASLIIHDIFQTDHANPHINKTSGYLDLSILYGDVQEEQDLIRTHRDGKLKPDSFSEPRLQAFPAACCVMLVMLNRFHNYVVEQLAEINENGRFTKPSPDLSEEKAKKAWAKYDEDLFQTGRLITCGLYINITLYDYLRTIVNLNRVNSTWCLDPRAQMEGNDPTPSGLGNQCSVEFNLAYRWHSAISANDEKWTEQIYEELMGKPAKDVTVLDLKKGLGKYAMGLSKDPSERTFAHLKRQEDGTFKDEELVSILANAIEDVAGSFGARNVPKCLRAVEIMGIEQARSWNVGSLNEFRKFFDLKPYERFEDINSDEEVVEALRHLYGHPDYVELYPGIVAEDAKQPMVPGVGIAPTYTISRAVLSDAVALVRGDRFYTVDYNPRNLTNWGYNEVRYDLNVNQGCVFYKLATRAFPNWFKSDSIYAHYPMTIPSENRNIMKDLGRESDFSYERPSFTPPHVNLVSYPNVKLALEREEDFRVVWNGNTPLASAKGGDDFWSKSLDNDQWRNSIKEFYEDITAKLLQEKSGNLAGLKQVDITRDIGNLAPVHFASKLFSLPLKTKENSRGVFTDNETFMSMAVIFTSIFFDVDKTKSFSLHHAARAVAEQLGHSVENHVKSINSPSFLSGIIGNRRNDHNALKEYGDQLIKKLLESGLGVSDVTYSQVLPAAVAMVHNQAQMFTQIIDYYLSEGKKHLPEINRLSKEDSKDSEDKLMRYCLEGFRLNGTFGSYREAQTDLSMTEETGNVNIKRGDRVFVGAVKANRDPQVFPDPNEVHLDRPLESYIQYGLGPHTGLGKETTLLALTSMLRVVGGLDNLRRAPGPQGELKKIHREGGYYVYLREDWGSYSPFPTTFKVHFDGAIPAPKKRLTYLGN; this is encoded by the exons ATGTTGCGGAGAATTTCTACAAATTtcaaaaagtcaaagaatgACCGcgaaacaaagcaaaatgGCACTCAAAATGGCGCTCAAAATGGCACTCAGGTGAATGGAGACAAGCGCCAGTCCAAAGTGTCACCGGCGCGCAAGTCTGCGGATCAAGAACCAAGCCGTAAGGCAGCGAACGGCGCGTCGGTTTTCGGCAAGTATGCGCAAGTCCTCCATGCTTCACAGAGTCCTCTGCCGAACCAGACTGGTGACGGCGCGACGTTCGAACAACGCCATGGTAGTCTCGTACAAGACTTGAAGTCTCTTCACCTTGAAGATGCTGCAACCCTGAAGCAACTGAGCATGAACAAGATTAAAGGGGTGCCCGTTGATGATAAAACGATGCTTATGGAGAAGATTATTCAA ATCGCTAGCAGTCTCCCAGACAACTCGGAGAATCGCACCAAGGCCACAAACCTATTTCTGAATCAGCTTTGGGACTCCTTGCCCCATCCACCACTCTC ATACGTGGGCCCCGAGTATTCCTACCGATCCGCTGATGGctccaacaacaaccctacCTTGCCGTGGCTAGGTGCTGCCAACACGCCATATGCGAGATCAATTGCTCCCCTTACAATCCAGCCAGGTGGCTTGCCTGACGCAGGCTTAGTGTTTGACAGTCTCTTTGCTCGTGAGAAATTCAATCCTCACCCGAACAAAGTTTCAAGTCTGTTCTTCGACTGGGCCTCTTTGATCATTCACG ATATTTTCCAGACCGACCATGCGAACCCTCATATTAACAAAACTTCGGGTTATTTGGATCTCTCTATCTTATACGGTGATGTTCAAGAGGAGCAAGACTTGATTCGTACACATAGGGATGGCAAACTGAAGCCTGATTCATTTTCCGAGCCCCGACTTCAGGCCTTCCCTGCTGCTTGCTGTGTTATGCTGGTCATGTTGAACAG GTTCCACAACTATGTGGTAGAACAACTGGCCGAAATCAATGAAAATGGTCGTTTCACCAAGCCTAGCCCTGACCTtagcgaagaaaaggccaagaaggcttgGGCGAAATATGATGAGGATCTTTTTCAGACAGGTCGCCT AATCACGTGTGGTTTGTATATCAACATTACCTTATACGATTACCTGCGTACGATCGTCAACTTGAACAGAGTTAACAGCACGTGGTGCCTG GATCCACGAGCACAAATGGAGGGCAACGATCCCACACCATCTGGCCTGGGTAACCAATGCTCAGTGGAGTTCAATCTTGCCTATCGCTGGCATTCTGCCATCAGCGCCAATGACGAAAAATGGACGGAACAGATCTATGAGGAGCTGATGGGAAAGCCTGCCAAGGACGTTACTGTCCTAGACCTTAAAAAGGGACTAGGCAAGTACGCCATGGGTCTTTCGAAGGACCCTTCGGAGCGTACGTTTGCCCATCTTAAACGTCAAGAGGATGGCACtttcaaggatgaagaactcGTAAGCATCCTCGCTAATGCAATTGAGGACGTTGCCG GTTCGTTTGGCGCACGTAACGTGCCCAAGTGCCTCCGAGCCGTCGAGATTATGGGTATTGAGCAGGCACGTAGCTGGAATGTTGGCTCCCTTAATGAATTCCGCAAGTTCTTCGACTTGAAGCCGTATGAACGGTTTGAGGATATCAATtccgatgaggaagttgtGGAGGCCCTCCGTCATCTTTACGGCCACCCCGACTACGTGGAACTCTACCCTGGTATTGTTGCTGAGGACGCCAAGCAACCTATGGTACCAGGTGTTGGAATTGCTCCTACATATACGATCTCTCGTGCGGTTCTGTCTGACGCCGTGGCTCTTGTCCGCGGTGATCGTTTCTACACT GTCGATTACAATCCTCGGAACCTGACTAACTGGGGATACAATGAGGTTCGTTACGACCTGAATGTCAACCAGGGATGTGTCTTCTACAAGCTTGCGACTAGAGCCTTCCCGAATTGGTTCAAGTCCGATTCCATCTATGCCCATTACCCCATGACCATCCCCAGCGAGAACAGGAACATTATGAAGGATCTAGGTAGAGAGTCTGACTTCTCTTACGAACGCCCGTCGTTTACCCCTCCCCACGTGAACCTGGTATCCTATCCTAATGTCAAGCTGGCTTTGGAACGCGAGGAGGACTTCCGCGTGGTCTGGAACGGCAATACTCCGCTCGCCTCTGCTAAAGGCGGCGATGACTTCTGGAGTAAATCATTGGACAATGACCAGTGGCGCAACAGCATCAAGGAATTTTATGAAGACATCACTGCAAAGCTTTTGCAAGAAAAGTCTGGGAATCTTGCGGGACTCAAGCAAGTTGATATCACACGGGA TATTGGAAACCTAGCGCCTGTTCACTTTGCATCGAAGctgttctctcttcctctgaAGACCAAGGAGAATTCGCGCGGAGTCTTTACCGACAACGAGACTTTCATGAGTATGGCAGTAATCTTTACTAGCATTTTCTTCGATGTCGATAAGACCAAATCTTTCTCCCTTCATCACGCGGCTCGCGCCGTCGCTGAGCAGTTGGGCCACTCCGTTGAGAACCACGTCAAATCCATCAACTCTCCTAGTTTCCTCAGCGGCATCATTGGCAATCGCCGTAATGATCACAACGCCTTGAAGGAATACGGTGATCAATTGATCAAAAAGCTTCTGGAGAGTGGCTTGGGCGTTTCCGATGTAACCTATTCTCAGGTTCTACCAGCGGCTGTGGCGATGGTTCACAATCAGGCTCAAATG TTCACTCAAATCATCGACTATTATCTTTCTGAGGGCAAAAAGCACCTTCCTGAGATCAACCGCCTTTCCAAGGAGGACAGCAAAGATTCCGAAGACAAGTTGATGCGCTACTGCCTGGAAGGCTTCCGTCTGAATGGAACTTTTGGATCCTACCGCGAAGCTCAAACTGACTTGAGCATGACCGAAGAGACCGGCAATGTTAACATCAAGCGTGGTGACAGAGTATTCGTTGGTGCT GTCAAAGCCAACCGTGATCCTCAGGTTTTCCCAGATCCCAACGAAGTGCATCTGGATCGCCCTCTGGAATCTTACATCCAGTACGGCCTGGGTCCACACACTGGCTTGGGCAAGGAAACGACCTTGCTTGCATTGACGTCCATGTTACGTGTTGTCGGTGGCTTGGACAACCTTCGGCGTGCACCCGGCCCCCAGGgtgagctgaagaagattCACCGTGAGGGCGGTTACTACGTCTACCTGCG